From a region of the Pongo pygmaeus isolate AG05252 chromosome 5, NHGRI_mPonPyg2-v2.0_pri, whole genome shotgun sequence genome:
- the TREM1 gene encoding triggering receptor expressed on myeloid cells 1 isoform X2 → MRKTRLWGLLWMFFVSELLAATKLTEEKYELKEGQTLDVKCDYMLEKFASSRKAWQIIRDGEMPQTLACTERPSHPVQVGRIILEDYHDHGLLHVRMTNLQVEDSGLYQCVIYQPPKEPHVLFDRIRLVVTKGSSGTPGSSENSTPNVYKTPPTTTKALRPLYTSPTTVTQAPPKSTADVSTPDSEINLTNVTDIIRVPVFNIAILVAGGFLSKSLVFSVLFAVTLRSFVP, encoded by the exons ATGAGGAAGACCAGGCTCTGGGGGCTGCTGTGGATGTTCTTTGTCTCAG AACTCCTAGCTGCAACTAAATTAACTGAGGAAAAGTATGAACTGAAAGAGGGGCAGACCCTGGATGTGAAATGTGACTACATGCTAGAGAAGTTTGCCAGCAGCCGGAAAGCTTGGCAGATAATAAGGGACGGAGAGATGCCCCAGACCCTGGCATGCACAGAGAGGCCTTCCCATCCAGTCCAAGTGGGGAGGATCATACTAGAAGACTACCATGATCATGGTTTACTGCACGTCCGAATGACCAACCTTCAAGTGGAAGACTCTGGACTGTATCAGTGTGTGATCTACCAGCCTCCCAAGGAACCTCACGTGCTGTTCGATCGCATCCGCTTGGTGGTGACCAAGG GTTCTTCAGGTACCCCTGGCTCCAGTGAGAATTCTACCCCGAATGTGTATAAGACTCCTCCGACCACCACTAAGGCCTTGCGCCCACTCTATACCAGCCCCACAACTGTGACCCAAGCTCCACCCAAGTCAACTGCCGATGTCTCCACTCCTGACTCTGAAATCAACCTTACAAATGTGACAGATATCATCAG GGTTCCTGTGTTCAACATTGCCATTCTCGTGGCTGGTGGATTCCTGAGTAAGAGCCTGGTCTTCTCTGTCCTGTTTGCTGTCACGCTGAGGTCATTTGTACCCTAG
- the TREM1 gene encoding triggering receptor expressed on myeloid cells 1 isoform X1, protein MRKTRLWGLLWMFFVSELLAATKLTEEKYELKEGQTLDVKCDYMLEKFASSRKAWQIIRDGEMPQTLACTERPSHPVQVGRIILEDYHDHGLLHVRMTNLQVEDSGLYQCVIYQPPKEPHVLFDRIRLVVTKGSSGTPGSSENSTPNVYKTPPTTTKALRPLYTSPTTVTQAPPKSTADVSTPDSEINLTNVTDIISPGGRSILLHAVNCRKGYSVIMLLSRVPVFNIAILVAGGFLSKSLVFSVLFAVTLRSFVP, encoded by the exons ATGAGGAAGACCAGGCTCTGGGGGCTGCTGTGGATGTTCTTTGTCTCAG AACTCCTAGCTGCAACTAAATTAACTGAGGAAAAGTATGAACTGAAAGAGGGGCAGACCCTGGATGTGAAATGTGACTACATGCTAGAGAAGTTTGCCAGCAGCCGGAAAGCTTGGCAGATAATAAGGGACGGAGAGATGCCCCAGACCCTGGCATGCACAGAGAGGCCTTCCCATCCAGTCCAAGTGGGGAGGATCATACTAGAAGACTACCATGATCATGGTTTACTGCACGTCCGAATGACCAACCTTCAAGTGGAAGACTCTGGACTGTATCAGTGTGTGATCTACCAGCCTCCCAAGGAACCTCACGTGCTGTTCGATCGCATCCGCTTGGTGGTGACCAAGG GTTCTTCAGGTACCCCTGGCTCCAGTGAGAATTCTACCCCGAATGTGTATAAGACTCCTCCGACCACCACTAAGGCCTTGCGCCCACTCTATACCAGCCCCACAACTGTGACCCAAGCTCCACCCAAGTCAACTGCCGATGTCTCCACTCCTGACTCTGAAATCAACCTTACAAATGTGACAGATATCATCAG tcCAGGGGGAAGATCTATTCTGCTACATGCTGTAAACTGTAGAAAAGGCTACTCCGTTATCATGTTGCTGTCCAG GGTTCCTGTGTTCAACATTGCCATTCTCGTGGCTGGTGGATTCCTGAGTAAGAGCCTGGTCTTCTCTGTCCTGTTTGCTGTCACGCTGAGGTCATTTGTACCCTAG